Genomic segment of Vulpes lagopus strain Blue_001 chromosome 7, ASM1834538v1, whole genome shotgun sequence:
GCTGCTCTAACAAATCACCACGTACTCAGTAGCTTAAAACAGCGTTGGCATCTCCCACTCCGGAGGTCCGGAATCCGCAGTCACTCTGCTACCTTCACCTACGTTCCTTGGCTTGGGGCCCCTTCATCTTCAAAGACCTGCCATCTCTCCCTTGACCTGACCCTCCTGACCCACCCTCTTACTAGGACCCTGGTGCTAACGCGGGGTAACCTCCCTGCCTCAGACTCCTCAACTCCCCTATCTGCGAGGTCCCTTTTGCCCCGAAAGGTACCATTCACACAGATCCCAGGGATTAAGGGTGTGCATACCTTTTGGGGGCCATTACACGCTCTGTCACTTGGCCTGTGCTCCCCACTAAGGCCTGCCAGGCCGTGTTTCACATGCTCCCTCCCGCCCCCGGCTCGCCCCCTTGGCCCTTTGTGTCATTGTGGGTGGGAGAGCTGCTGTGCTGGCTCAACGCCAGGCGCTCGCTCCATCTGGTCTCTAAGGCCCCAGACCCAGGGACCCAGGGTCCCCGCACGTCCTGCAGGCTGCAGTCACCGGACTCTCCACTCCTATTACTTCACCTGTCAGGATCTTGCACGCTCGGATGCTCTCTCTTAGCAAAGCCTTTCCCCTTAGCTTCTACGTCCCCCTTTGTGTCCCTTCTCTCTCCGGGGTCAGGACACAGTGTGGTACCGATGATGGGAGAATATGGAGACGCTTGGCGCACTGCCCCCAGAACGTTTCGCTCCTGGCATGCACGAGCCCCCATGCTTGGCACTAGCCATCCCAGGCGCTCGTGGGCTCCCTGGGGTCTCCGGTGCTGTCCTTCAAGGTTAGAGGCACCTACTATTACTCAGTATCTCAGGCCACGTTTGCTCCTCTGGCCCGAGGCTAGAAAACCATCAGGTGACTCTTGAAAACAACTCCGAGGCCCTCCTATAGGGGAGAAAGAAACCTGGAAAGGTTAGACCAAGAAACCCATTTCTCTTTGAGCTGGTATCCTTGCTCCGGCCTTTGGGACACAGCCCACCCTGGATTCTCGAAAGGAAGGTGAACCGGGCCCCTGTAATTTTAGCAgctagaggaaggaagagagagaatctagtAGGGCAAATGCCAAAGTACAGGTTTCTTATGAATCACCTGGAGGcggtttcctttttgtttttggagggaGGACAGTGTGGGTGGCGGCCGATCTAGTCATCTGACTGAATACAGTTTGAAGCGAGAGATGTCACAGGGTCAACGAGAGAAGGCCTCAGATGCTAAGAGGAAGACTTTGGGTTGAATGGAGGATGGATGGGGAACCACCCAAGTGGATGGGACTCTCCCTTCTCAACTTCTGGAGAACCCGTCCCTGCTCTTGCACACACCATCACAGCCTGGCTTCGGTCCCCCTCAGGTCTTACAGGACGGTCTTCAGTGGCCCTGCCCCTCAACATCGCAGCTAGACCccaatgtttttcaaattttgtagCAGGCAGATCTGACCGCCCTGCCCTTGCTTAAAGTGCCGTTGGGGCCCTGACGCTCTGGTGCGTTGGAGTTGAATGAACTTGAGTGAAAATACAAACATTTCAAGAGCTGTTTGCTCTTGGGCAAGTCATTAGGATTCTGAGCCTTCTTCTCCtcagctctgcctccctctcaggatcctgggaggTAACAGGGAGGCACCTGGTACAGTGCCTGGcttactgggggggggggggctcagatATTTATCATCCCGGCAGCCAAGAGGCCGAGGAAGAAAAGGGTCAGTGGACAGGGCATCAGGGGCAGGGCGGtaaggggagggggcagcaacGCGAGCCCCCAGTGTGCTGGCCCCCGCCCCGTCTTGGGGCAGAGTCGAGTTAGGGGATGGccgtgggcgggggggggggggggggtggagggtgtgaggggtgtgggggggtgggagggggggatCCGGCCTGGCCCGGCCCAGGCCCGCCCTCCCCGGGCTGCCGAATGGACCGGCCCTCGGTGACCTCAcaatgcgggggggggggggggtgccaggCAGCGCTGGAGGCCCAGCGGCTTATTTCTCCCCACGGAGCTCCGGGATGTGCACGTGAGAAAGGCGAGCCGCGGAGGCAGATGGCGGTGAGGAGCAGCCCGAGCCCCGCGCCCCTGGGCGCGGCTCAGGGTGacccgggggaggcgggggcgctGCCGGGCGCCCCCGACGCCGGGCCCCGGGACGCGCGGGCGAAGGCCCGGAAGGTGCGCAGGATCAAGGCCCTGGTCATCGACCTGGGCTCCCAGTACTGCAAGTGCGGCTACGCGGGCGAGCCGAGGCCCACCTACTTCGTGTCCTCCACGGTGGGCAGGCCCTGCGCGGCGGCCGCCCAGGCCGGCGACACCCGCCCGCAGACCTACGTGGGCCACGAGCTGCTCCGCGCCGGCGCGCCCCTGAGGCTGCTGAACCCGCTGCAGCGCGGCGTCGTGGTGGACTGGGACTGCGTGCAGAGCATCTGGGAGTACGTGTTCCGCACGGCCATGAAGATCCGCCCCGAGGAGCACGCCGTGCTGCTCTCCGACCCGCCGCTCGGCCCCGCCGGCCAGCGGGAGAGGCTCGCCGAGCTCCTGTTCGAGGCCTTCGGCGTCCCCGCCCTGCACGTGACGGCCCAGCCGCTGCTGTCCGCGTACTCGTACGGCCGCACGTCGGGGCTGGTGCTGGAGAGCGGCCACGGCGTCTCGCACGCGGTGCCCATCGCCGAGGGCAACGTGCTGCCGGGGCTGCCGGGCCGCGCCGACTACGCGGGCGGCGACCTCACGCACTACCTGCTGCGGCTGCTCAACGAGTCCGGCCACGCGTTCACGGCCGAGCACCTGCACATCGTGGAGCACATCAAGAAGAAGTGCTGCTCCGCCGCGGCGCCCGGCCGCGAGCTCGGCCCGCGCGTGGACTTCGAGCTGCCCGACGGCCGGCGCCTGGCCGTGGGCCCCGAGCGCTTCCAGTGCGCCGAGATGCTCTTCCGGCCCAGCGTGGCGGGCAGCAGCCAGCCCGGGCTGCCCGCGCTCGCCGCCGCCTGCCTGCAGCGCTGCCGGGACGCGGGCCTCGGCGCGGAGATGGCCGCCAACGTGCTGCTGTGCGGCGGCTGCACCATGCTGGGCGGCTTCCCCGAGCGCTTCCAGAGCGAGCTGGGCCTGCTCTGGCCCGGGGACGGGCTCGCCGTGGCCGCCGCCCCCGAGCGGAAGACGTCGGTGTGGACCGGCGGCTCCAtcctggcctccctgcaggcCTTCCAGCAGCTGTGGGTCAGCCGGGAGGAGTTCGCCGAGCGCGGCGGCGCCGCCATCCTCAGCAAGTGCTgagcccggcggggcggggcggggcggggcggggcggggcggggcggggcggggcggggcggggccgccgctCATAAACCCGCACGCGCACTCGCTCTCGTCTGCTCTGGCTTCCTTGCTCTCGCCTGCCGCcggggggacggggggaggggaggggggaaggggagggggtggaggggaggggggaggggaggaggggcggggggaggggaggggaggaggggcggggggaggggcggggggaggggagggggggcggcaGTACCggctccccggggcccccgcccggCAGCGCCTCCCCGACCGACCCAGCGCCCCCGCAGCTGTCGGGGGCCACGGAGCCAGgggaggcccggaggcccggaggcccggaggcccAGGGGCTTCCAGGGCGGAGCCAGCGCGGCCGCCTGCGCGTGGGCTGCGGTGACAAGACCgcggggcggccccggggctcagcggctgagcgccGCCTCCggccgggcgtgatcctggggccgggatcgagtcccccgtcgggctccccgcagggggcctgctgctccctctgcctgggtctctgcctctctcgctgggTCTCATGACTACGtaagagcttaaaaaaagaaaaaagagcgcGGCCCAGGTGGCCTCCAACAAGGACAGTTCATCTCTGGAGGCTGGAGCCCAAGAGCAGGCTGCAGGCGCGGCTGGATCCGGTGGAAGCGACCCCCGGGCTGCGGACGCGCAGCTGGCCGAgctctgggggggcgggggcggggagcgcggggggcaGCACGCGGCCGCCTGCCGGGGGCCCTCCTGgcgccctccccccccgcccccgggcagcAGGGTCAGCACAGGCGTTGACCGCGGCGGCGGGAGGGCGCCCGGGGGCGGGTCACACCTGCGGCCTCCACGGCGGACGTGGGCTCCCCTTGGGGTCCGCGGCCACCCAGGCCGGTAGGGCTGACGCCGGAGCTCCGCGGCTCGGCCCGGAAGGTGCCGGTGGGAAGCTGTGACGGAGGGGGCTGGCCTGGTGGCCACCTGGTGGCTTCGGGGCTAAGGGACGCGCTGGGGAGGCCCCGGAGACTCCCGCTGGGGGGTCTGCCTGGAAGAGGGTGGCCCCTGCCTGTCGCCCCAGCCGCCCTTGACCCCGGGGCCCACGACCCGGCgtctgctggggctggggctggagtccGCGCGGGGCTGGCAGGGACCTGGGCTCTTTCCCGCGGGGGGCGTCGTCCTGCGGGCCCGCGGATCCGCGCTTTCCCGAGCGCCAGCCCCCGCGGCGCCCCGGCCCCCCTCGCGCTCCTGCTGCCGCAGCGCCCCCGCGTGGCCATCCCGCGCTCGCTGCTCCCGCTCGCGCCCCAAGAGCCGCGGagagatcctgggatcccggggccccaggcggggaagcggggcccgggggcgcggggcgcaggcgGGAGCGGGGCCGCCGCTCGCTCCCACGTCCTCAGCCGCTCCGTCCGCAGGCACCGCGGCGCTGCCCCCGTGTCCCCCGTGTCCTCCGTGACCCCCCGTGCCCCCCCATGTCCTCCGTGCCGCGCGTGTCCCCGGGTGGCAGAGGCTGTCAGGCCGCGGCCTCCTCGAAGTCCCTGGAGCCAGGCACAAGGACGCGGGGGGCTCCGCCTGGGCGCCCCCTAGCGCCCGGGGACCCGCCTGCGGGAGCCGCGCAGCCGAGGCGCGCTCGTCCCGGTCCCTCGGTCCCTCGGGCGACAGGGCGGCGGCCGGCGAGGATGCGAGAGGCGCCGCGGGACGCGGGGAGCCTGCCCGACccccggcggcggggcgggggcggcctgaGGCCTGCAGGTGCCCGGCGGCCGAGGGCCCCACCTGGCTGGCGCGGTCTGGGGCCCCTCCCGCGCCCtcgggccgcccccgccgcccccggggcccgctccgccgccccccgccgcccacTCGCGGGGCCCGGGCCGCCTCGCTCCCCGCCGCCACCTGCCGGCTACGGGGATgggccccgggggcgggcccgcGGGCCCGGGCGCTGCTGCGACGCCGTTTGCGAGCGGGAAGGAGGCGGCGGAGCCGGTGCCGCGGGAAGGGCCCCCGCTGCGCCGGGCCTGGAGCGCCCCCtgccgccgcgccgcgcccgcgAGCTCAGCCTCACTGGGGGGACCCGGGCCGCCTTCCTGCCGAGGGGAGGCCTGGACAGCGGAATGTTAAGAGCAACACATCAACTTATTCCCCAGCAAACCGGCCACTACACACGACTTTTTATCAAGATGTAGAGTcgcaggaacgcctgggtggctcagggcgtgaccccggggtcccgggatcgagtcccgcctcggccccgcgtggagcctgcctctccccctgcctcggtctctgcctctctctgcgtgtctctcatgagtaaaaaaatgtAGCATCACACGCTAATGCTCAAGTGCAGAAACCTAAGAACATCTACTGGCCGCCGTCCTATATTCTCTGGTTCAGATATTTGTCCCTGGGGTCTGGAGTTGAGCTCCTGAAGGGCAGGAGCGTCCTGATCGTGGTTTCTTGCAAGCCCGGCGCGGGGCTTGGCCTCGGAGATGACTCACCTGGGAGGTACAAGTCCCAAGttattgtccccatttcacaggtgaggatgCTACGGCCTGGAGAGGTCCAGAAAGCTTGTCCATTGGGTGCAGCTGCCTGGTAAGCCAGTCCTGTGCCAAATCAAGGTTTGGGGATTCCCAAATACCCCCTTGCCTTTGTCTCCTCCCCGCAGGCAAATAACCGATTTcttttaaccaagaaaaaaacattgaCGTAAAAGCGGCTCTCAAGTAATGAACAATTACGATGTAATTTCATGATCAGCTTGAGATACCAGAGTTAAGAATGCTGccctttgggggatccctgggtggcttagcagtaatttagcacctgccttccgcccagggtgtcatccgggggtcctgggatcgagtccctccttgggctccctgcatggagcctgcttctccctctgcctgtgtctctgcccccctctctctctctctctctctgtgtgtgtctcatgaataagcaaataacatcttaaaaaaaaaaaagaatgctgactTTTTAGCAAAGGAGAGACTTCTCTTGCCTGATTGCCGGAGACATAAATGATCAAGCACTAGAGTGACCTCAGGTGGTGAAAATCTACCGTTAAGACCCGGTGAGCGGCTGTCATCCTCACTGTCCGTCTGGGTAGCCTCACGCTCTTCCCCTAGTGGGTCTTACGGGCTCTGCTCTGGGAGTTTCCTGCATGAGATGGGTTTAAGCAATTAACCCTGTTATAACATCTATTAATCGTGTTCTACTTGACTCAGGTGGGTTTTGTATGAGATCCTACATTTTCCTGGAACGTAGTATTTCTCGATCAGTGGGGAGCAGGAGTGTGGGCCATTGGTTATGCTGGTGCTGGCTCTTAACACGGCCTGTGAGACTCCTAACTATATGGGGATTTTGCAAGCCAGACccaatttttcatttgtgttggTGGCTTGAACTGGGCCTGGTGGGCATATTGGGTGCCTTAGAAATCAGCAGGTGTTACTAATCAGGTTCCCCCAACCCCAGAGAGTTTGTTTAAAGGGGGTagctggaaagggagagagaaatggtgGGCAGCGGAATGTCTCAGGAACTagttccccccaaaaaacaacaacaacaacaacaaaaaaccaaataacaaAACCAGTGTGGACTGTCCTAGATTGAATCAGTAGACCTGGGGAAGCACCTGGGAATCTGCAAGTGAGAAGTTcccccccaggtgattctaacggAGACACCTAGTAGAGAAGCTGCTCAAAACACTACAgggctgggggatccctgggtggcccagcggtttggcgcctgcttttggaccagggcgcgatcctggagacccgggattgagtcctgtgtcgggctcccggtgcatggagcctgcttctccctctgcctctttctgtgtgtctctcgtacataaatcttaaaaaaaaaaaaaaaaaaaaaaaaaaagaatggggccatctgggtttgaatcccagttcaGCCACTTAGCTGGTAAAAAAACACTACAGGGCACATGCGGAGCACAATGTAGATGTTCCGACGTAAATCAGAAGCTGCGGCATAGTGTGGGACAAGCCAAAGGGTCTGGGCGTCCAGGATGCTGCTCCTTCGGGTCATAACGTTGCTCACGACCTATTTAAGCCTAAGTCTTCCTCCAAGGCACAGGCCCGCGCCCGCCCCTCTGGACGCATTCCCTGGCATGCTCTCGAGCAGGACGCCTCCTCCCTGCAGGGCCGCTGCACTGCTGTGGCTTTGCAGCCCTGccttggccatttttatgtctgcACAACTTGGTGGAAAGGACAGACTGTGTCTCTTCCATCTTTGAGTCCTGGTGGAGCCTTGGGTTTGGCGTGGAGCAGGTGCCCAGGGAAAAGTATGCTGCAGTTATTGCTCCttggctccttaatttctatttcttgacGTTGTTGTTCTTCCTGTCCAGAACTCTGCAGGATCTCTGAAGAAAATATAGTTAGTTGGCCCTGTGGTGAACGGATGCCAAATAGGCAAACACAGAAAACACACTTAGACTGGGTTTCAGTGGGGTTGAATAAGGAATTGGTCTCCCAACATCCTCTGCTCCATGAGTGCCATACTCGGAGGCCCCCAGTGGGGTAGGGTCTGCAGATCCAGTGTGAAGATGTATCTTTATCCCCATTCAGAGCAGTGAGGTGGGACAAGGTGATGAGACATGGGGCTATCTGGTACttacctccctcctcctcctcctcctcctcctcccccctcttctcctccttctcctccagtATTAATGGGGCCCAGGGAGAAGCTAATCTTCCACCTCCACTTGGAGGCAAGTGATTTGTGGGTATCGCCACACTGAGTCTAAGgtttatatggaaaaacaaaagaccccaaatagccaccACCACAGGAAGAAGACAGTTTGAAGGCTGACACTATCTGActtaaagctacagtaatcaagacagtgtgatgttggtgaaagaatagacaaatagatcgaAGGAAACAATACGGAAAGCTCCAAAATAGATCCATGCAAATATATAGTCAATTGTTGGCAGAAGAATAAAAGCAATTCAATAGAGAAAGAataacctttttatttaaaaaattttttttttaaagattttacttatttattcatgagagacacacacacacacacacagagaggcagagacacaggcagagggagaagcaggctccatgccaggagcctgatgtgagacttgatcctgggtctccaggatcaggccctgggctgcaggcggcgctaaaccgctgagccacccggggttccccgGGATAACCTTTTTAATAACATGGAGCTAGAACAATTGGAAATCTTTTTGCAAAAAACCAAAAGGATCTAGACACAGACTTTACCTTCCACAAAgcttaactcaaaatggatcatagacccaAATGTAAACACAAACTACGGAACTTCTAGAAGACAATATGGGAGAAAAGCTAGGTGACCTTTGGCATGGTGATGGGATTTCAGCTAGCTCACCAACACAATCCATGAGAGGAACTATTGAATCGATAACCTAGactgtattaaaatgaaaaacttccaCTATGGGAAAGAACCTGCTAAGAGAATTAAAAGGCAAGactcagaatggaagaaaatatttgcaaaatgcatGTCTGAGAAAGGATTtgtatacaaagaactcttaaaacacagcaataagaaaacaacccaattaaaaatgggcaaaaggtcTGAATGAACACTGCACCAGAGAAGAGATACAGATGGTAGATAAGCATATGACAAGATACTCAGCCCTATATAAAAGacacaaaatggtgcagccactttgaaaaaccaTTTGGCAGGGTGGTTTTTCTTTGTAACCAAGATAAACATATTCTTATATGATCTAATAATcacactcctagatatttacccaattgaattgaaaatttacatccagggcagcctgggtggctcagcggtttagccttcagcccaggacgtgatcctggagacatgggattgagtcccacgtcgggctccctgcatggagcctgcttctccccctgcctgtgcctctgcctctctctctctctgtctctcatgaataaataaataaaatcttttaaaaaaatttacatccacataaaaacctacacacaaatatttacagcACCCGTGttcataattgccccaaactggAGGGAACTGAGATGTTATTTAGGCAGATCAATGGATAAATACATCTATACATTGGAACATTATTCAGTGATAATTCACTGATAATTCAGTGATAAAACAcaatggactttagttaataataacgtGTCAGTATTGGCTCATTAATTATGAGAAATGTGCCACACTAATGCAAAATGAAGTAATAGGGcaaatggatgggtggatggggggTGGTGGTATATGGAAACTTTCTGTGCTATCTGCTcgtttttctgtaaatctaaacctattaaaaattatttacaaaagtaatgttaattaaaaagataaaaaaaatctatag
This window contains:
- the ACTL7B gene encoding actin-like protein 7B; this encodes MAVRSSPSPAPLGAAQGDPGEAGALPGAPDAGPRDARAKARKVRRIKALVIDLGSQYCKCGYAGEPRPTYFVSSTVGRPCAAAAQAGDTRPQTYVGHELLRAGAPLRLLNPLQRGVVVDWDCVQSIWEYVFRTAMKIRPEEHAVLLSDPPLGPAGQRERLAELLFEAFGVPALHVTAQPLLSAYSYGRTSGLVLESGHGVSHAVPIAEGNVLPGLPGRADYAGGDLTHYLLRLLNESGHAFTAEHLHIVEHIKKKCCSAAAPGRELGPRVDFELPDGRRLAVGPERFQCAEMLFRPSVAGSSQPGLPALAAACLQRCRDAGLGAEMAANVLLCGGCTMLGGFPERFQSELGLLWPGDGLAVAAAPERKTSVWTGGSILASLQAFQQLWVSREEFAERGGAAILSKC